Proteins from a genomic interval of Cucumis melo cultivar AY chromosome 7, USDA_Cmelo_AY_1.0, whole genome shotgun sequence:
- the LOC103502414 gene encoding uncharacterized protein LOC103502414 isoform X2, protein MSRKADMKKEVVKCLINLIHKHGGWIDNDGSIFLPCDTILNVLLKGFAPLLGKFDFTELFLLFESSVICSSAPLLGLQKKCIYKSKFAMHECYTKHRKEIGSSVGGTYFSS, encoded by the exons ATGTCGAGGAAGGCCGATATGAAGAAAGAA GTTGTAAAATGCCTTATAAATTTGATTCACAAGCACGGTGGCTGGATTGACAATGATGGATCCATCTTCTTGCCTTGTGATACAATCTTGAATGTGCTTCTGAAG GGTTTTGCACCATTGTTGGGTAAGTTTGATTTTACTGAATTGTTTCTTCTCTTTGAATCCTCTGTTATTTGTTCTTCTGCGCCATTGTTGG GATTacaaaagaaatgcatataCAAAAGCAAATTTGCAATGCATGAATGCTATACAAAGCATAGAAAAGAG ATTGGCTCTTCTGTTGGTGGTACTTATTTTAGCTCATGA
- the LOC103502414 gene encoding uncharacterized protein LOC103502414 isoform X6, whose translation MSRKADMKKEVVKCLINLIHKHGGWIDNDGSIFLPCDTILNVLLKGFAPLLGLQKKCIYKSKFAMHECYTKHRKEIGSSVGGTYFSS comes from the exons ATGTCGAGGAAGGCCGATATGAAGAAAGAA GTTGTAAAATGCCTTATAAATTTGATTCACAAGCACGGTGGCTGGATTGACAATGATGGATCCATCTTCTTGCCTTGTGATACAATCTTGAATGTGCTTCTGAAG GGTTTTGCACCATTGTTGG GATTacaaaagaaatgcatataCAAAAGCAAATTTGCAATGCATGAATGCTATACAAAGCATAGAAAAGAG ATTGGCTCTTCTGTTGGTGGTACTTATTTTAGCTCATGA
- the LOC103502414 gene encoding uncharacterized protein LOC103502414 isoform X3: MSRKADMKKEVVKCLINLIHKHGGWIDNDGSIFLPCDTILNVLLKDYKRNAYTKANLQCMNAIQSIEKRLALLLVVLILAHELKIEDANASLFEAKFYPKLLSFKLL, translated from the exons ATGTCGAGGAAGGCCGATATGAAGAAAGAA GTTGTAAAATGCCTTATAAATTTGATTCACAAGCACGGTGGCTGGATTGACAATGATGGATCCATCTTCTTGCCTTGTGATACAATCTTGAATGTGCTTCTGAAG GATTacaaaagaaatgcatataCAAAAGCAAATTTGCAATGCATGAATGCTATACAAAGCATAGAAAAGAG ATTGGCTCTTCTGTTGGTGGTACTTATTTTAGCTCATGAATTGAAGATAGAGGATGCGAATGCAAGTTTATTTGAAGCCAAGTTTTATCCAAAGTTATTGAGTTTCAAGCTTCTTTAG
- the LOC103502414 gene encoding uncharacterized protein LOC103502414 isoform X5, with protein sequence MSRKADMKKEVVKCLINLIHKHGGWIDNDGSIFLPCDTILNVLLKGFAPLLGLQKKCIYKSKFAMHECYTKHRKEVRVACLMQISIML encoded by the exons ATGTCGAGGAAGGCCGATATGAAGAAAGAA GTTGTAAAATGCCTTATAAATTTGATTCACAAGCACGGTGGCTGGATTGACAATGATGGATCCATCTTCTTGCCTTGTGATACAATCTTGAATGTGCTTCTGAAG GGTTTTGCACCATTGTTGG GATTacaaaagaaatgcatataCAAAAGCAAATTTGCAATGCATGAATGCTATACAAAGCATAGAAAAGAGGTTAGAGTTGCTTGCCTTATGCAAATATCAATAATGTTGTGA
- the LOC103502414 gene encoding uncharacterized protein LOC103502414 isoform X1, protein MSRKADMKKEVVKCLINLIHKHGGWIDNDGSIFLPCDTILNVLLKGFAPLLGKFDFTELFLLFESSVICSSAPLLGLQKKCIYKSKFAMHECYTKHRKEVRVACLMQISIML, encoded by the exons ATGTCGAGGAAGGCCGATATGAAGAAAGAA GTTGTAAAATGCCTTATAAATTTGATTCACAAGCACGGTGGCTGGATTGACAATGATGGATCCATCTTCTTGCCTTGTGATACAATCTTGAATGTGCTTCTGAAG GGTTTTGCACCATTGTTGGGTAAGTTTGATTTTACTGAATTGTTTCTTCTCTTTGAATCCTCTGTTATTTGTTCTTCTGCGCCATTGTTGG GATTacaaaagaaatgcatataCAAAAGCAAATTTGCAATGCATGAATGCTATACAAAGCATAGAAAAGAGGTTAGAGTTGCTTGCCTTATGCAAATATCAATAATGTTGTGA
- the LOC103502414 gene encoding uncharacterized protein LOC103502414 isoform X4 codes for MTLGACNLKSVGAYQIFSLGCCLHAVLLTTYLLGFAPLLGKFDFTELFLLFESSVICSSAPLLGLQKKCIYKSKFAMHECYTKHRKEVRVACLMQISIML; via the exons ATGACTCTGGGTGCTTGTAATCTGAAATCTGTTGGTGCATATCAGATATTTTCCTTAGGATGTTGTTTGCACGCAGTTTTGCTAACTACCTATTTGTTG GGTTTTGCACCATTGTTGGGTAAGTTTGATTTTACTGAATTGTTTCTTCTCTTTGAATCCTCTGTTATTTGTTCTTCTGCGCCATTGTTGG GATTacaaaagaaatgcatataCAAAAGCAAATTTGCAATGCATGAATGCTATACAAAGCATAGAAAAGAGGTTAGAGTTGCTTGCCTTATGCAAATATCAATAATGTTGTGA